A single Anopheles arabiensis isolate DONGOLA chromosome 2, AaraD3, whole genome shotgun sequence DNA region contains:
- the LOC120895437 gene encoding serine protease snake-like: MGSAIKRAGTIQTMILWTVLIVLCFFATDLFALQDGESCSHQGESGVCRPYSKCKRGNRITVCSYSATEAIVCCPQSQQLDTPPSGFSIPTPLNSQSRGGSERISEKKCNEYKDLTTESVAISALTLNPTLVKIDVPKCEMVVKLIVGGNVTKPGEFPHMAAIGWRQPNGGYSFDCGGSLISEYYVLTAAHCYAESADGTLPSIVRLGEQSLVREDDGAEPENYDILRFIVHPDLKRSVGKYNDIALIQLTERVIFTNFIRPACLYPSEVLNVRTAIATGFGRTEYLGAKSDELRKVALNIYNNELCAERYRYDRHLRQGILSTQMCVGDLAGGKDTCQGDSGGPLQVTVQENHCMFYILGVTSLGQVCGSSTPAIYTKVHPYLDWIESVVWG; this comes from the exons ATGGGAAGCGCAATCAAACGTGCCGGCACCATACAGACGATGATTTTGTGGACTGTGTTAATAGTGCTGTGTTTCTTCGCGACTGATCTCTTTGCGCTGCAAG ACGGCGAATCATGCTCGCACCAGGGAGAGTCGGGCGTGTGCCGACCATACTCGAAGTGCAAACGCGGCAATCGGATCACCGTGTGCAGCTATTCGGCCACGGAAGCGATCGTCTGCTGCCCACAGTCCCAACAGCTCGACACCCCTCCGAGCGGGTTTAGCATACCGACGCCACTTAACTCGCAAAGTCGTGGCGGAAGCGAACGGATAAGCGAAAAAA AATGTAACGAATACAAGGACCTTACGACGGAAAGTGTCGCGATCAGTGCGCTCACACTGAATCCAACCCTGGTTAAAATCGATGTACCGAAGTGTGAAATGGTGGTGAAGCTGATCGTCGGTGGCAACGTGACTAAACCGGGCGAGTTCCCGCACATGGCTGCGATCGGATGGCGGCAGCCGAACGGTGGCTACTCGTTCGACTGCGGAGGATCGCTGATCAGCGAGTACTACGTGCTGACGGCAGCCCACTGCTACGCGGAATCAGCTGACGG CACACTACCCTCCATTGTGCGGCTGGGCGAACAGAGCTTGGTGCGCGAGGACGATGGTGCGGAGCCGGAAAATTACGACATCTTGCGCTTCATCGTGCATCCGGATTTGAAACGGAGCGTCGGAAAATACAACGATATCGCACTGATTCAGCTGACGGAGCGTGTGATCTTTACGAACTTTATACGGCCGGCCTGTCTGTACCCATCGGAAGTGCTAAACGTACGCACAGCGATCGCGACCGGATTCGGGCGGACGGAGTATCTTGGTGCCAAATCGGACGAGCTGCGCAAGGTGGCACTCAACATCTACAACAATGAACTGTGTGCCGAGCGATACCGGTATGACCGTCACCTCCGCCAGGGCATCCTATCCACGCAGATGTGCGTTGGTGATCTGGCCGGTGGAAAGGATACCTGTCAGGGCGATTCGGGCGGCCCACTACAGGTAACGGTACAAGAAAACCATTGCATGTTTTACATCCTCGGTGTGACATCGTTGGGGCAGGTGTGCGGTAGTTCTACGCCGGCAATTTACACCAAAGTTCACCCATACCTGGACTGGATCGAATCCGTGGTGTGGGGATGA